One window of Phycisphaeraceae bacterium genomic DNA carries:
- the nuoF gene encoding NADH-quinone oxidoreductase subunit NuoF, translating into MNGNGILTRRIPTPPFGDVKDRHTVWYDEFVKTGGYVGLKKALDMKPDEVTGMVKDSVLRGRGGAGFPCGLKWTFLPKVDEAHEGDEQAIGQRYLAINADESEPATFKDRLLMDFDPHQMLEGIAICCYACRIGRAFIYIRGEYGHQAEVLERAIKEAYDNGIFGGKGLVNGATTGMGKPWKVDCHVHRGAGAYICGEETALLESLEGKRGYPRIKPPFPAIKGLFGKPTIINNVETLSHLPTIVENGVDWFKSQGVESTIGGPPSHGTKLMGVSGHVAKPDVYELELGIPLRMLVEKYCGGMRNGKKFKGAIAGGVSMGVLGTDQYDAEMDFDIGRKYNVLGLGTAGPTIFDEDTDMVKVARNIARFFKHESCGQCTPCREGSGWLYQLMCRIDQGDAYTKDLDLALEIGTSMGSMPGTTICGLADGNNWALRTIINKFRPEFERRVKPTFVPVTMSVGAAARA; encoded by the coding sequence ATGAACGGCAATGGCATCCTCACCCGCCGCATCCCCACGCCTCCGTTCGGCGACGTCAAAGACCGGCACACCGTCTGGTACGACGAGTTCGTGAAGACCGGCGGGTACGTCGGGCTGAAAAAGGCGCTCGACATGAAGCCCGACGAGGTCACGGGCATGGTCAAGGACTCTGTCCTGCGAGGCCGGGGCGGTGCGGGGTTCCCGTGCGGACTCAAGTGGACATTCCTGCCCAAGGTGGATGAGGCGCACGAGGGCGACGAGCAGGCGATCGGGCAGCGATATCTCGCCATCAACGCCGACGAGTCAGAGCCCGCGACGTTCAAGGATCGTCTGCTGATGGACTTCGATCCGCATCAGATGCTCGAGGGCATCGCGATCTGCTGCTACGCGTGCAGGATCGGGCGCGCGTTCATCTATATCCGCGGCGAGTACGGGCATCAGGCAGAAGTGCTCGAGCGCGCGATCAAGGAGGCGTACGACAACGGGATCTTCGGCGGCAAGGGACTGGTGAATGGCGCGACTACCGGGATGGGCAAGCCCTGGAAGGTGGACTGCCATGTGCATCGCGGTGCCGGCGCGTACATCTGCGGCGAGGAGACAGCGCTGCTGGAATCTCTCGAAGGCAAGCGCGGGTATCCGCGCATCAAGCCGCCCTTCCCCGCGATCAAAGGGCTCTTCGGCAAGCCCACCATCATCAACAACGTGGAAACACTCTCGCACCTGCCGACCATCGTCGAGAACGGCGTCGACTGGTTCAAATCACAGGGTGTCGAGTCGACCATTGGCGGGCCGCCGTCGCACGGCACAAAGCTGATGGGCGTGTCGGGCCACGTCGCAAAGCCGGATGTCTACGAGCTTGAGCTCGGTATTCCTCTGCGCATGCTCGTTGAGAAATACTGCGGCGGGATGCGCAACGGCAAGAAGTTCAAGGGGGCGATTGCTGGCGGCGTGTCCATGGGCGTGCTGGGCACCGACCAGTACGACGCTGAGATGGACTTTGACATCGGCCGCAAGTACAACGTGCTCGGTCTTGGCACGGCGGGGCCGACGATCTTCGACGAGGACACCGACATGGTGAAGGTCGCGCGCAACATCGCGCGGTTCTTCAAGCACGAGTCGTGCGGCCAGTGCACGCCATGCCGCGAGGGCTCGGGCTGGCTGTACCAGCTCATGTGCCGGATCGACCAAGGCGACGCCTACACGAAGGATCTCGATCTCGCGCTCGAGATCGGAACGTCCATGGGCTCGATGCCCGGAACAACGATCTGCGGACTCGCAGACGGGAACAACTGGGCCCTGCGGACGATCATCAACAAGTTCCGTCCCGAATTTGAGCGTCGCGTGAAGCCGACGTTCGTGCCGGTGACGATGAGCGTTGGTGCCGCGGCGAGAGCGTGA
- a CDS encoding type II secretion system protein gives MSLSQARRAFSMIELVTVMVVIGVIVAIAVPRVGYASTRASIVSAKMSARNLQSAIEAAYYEYGTWPKSNLEDILGDVFSANPLAASGAPVLEIETGLNYNDVHPVDKTSSPADPDAGWWYNPESGSIRARVYEAKTGVLTIELYNEVNGTNIIGLGETKGVSSKGKSDAAAAAAAAADK, from the coding sequence ATGTCTTTGTCACAAGCCCGTCGTGCATTCTCGATGATCGAACTCGTCACCGTGATGGTGGTGATCGGTGTTATCGTCGCGATTGCGGTTCCTCGCGTTGGATACGCCTCAACCAGAGCGTCGATTGTCTCGGCAAAGATGTCGGCACGAAATCTCCAAAGTGCGATCGAAGCGGCATACTACGAGTACGGCACATGGCCCAAGTCGAATCTGGAAGACATTCTTGGCGACGTGTTCTCAGCAAACCCGCTTGCAGCATCCGGAGCTCCAGTGCTTGAGATAGAGACCGGACTCAACTACAACGACGTCCATCCTGTGGACAAGACATCATCACCTGCCGATCCAGATGCGGGCTGGTGGTATAACCCCGAGTCCGGATCTATTCGCGCGCGGGTCTATGAGGCAAAGACAGGTGTGCTCACGATCGAGCTCTACAACGAAGTGAACGGAACAAACATCATCGGACTTGGAGAGACAAAGGGCGTCTCATCCAAAGGCAAATCCGATGCAGCAGCAGCAGCAGCAGCAGCAGCAGATAAATAA
- a CDS encoding prepilin-type N-terminal cleavage/methylation domain-containing protein produces MKQWSSNRAFSLIELVVVIVVIGVIVSIAIPRMASATSNSRTNAAQFSVREFNCYIETYYTDYSAWPSLSINDFAGRIQHPNPFAPEGAAVLEQPTGLSATDFHPTAKTTSTADNRAGWWYNNASGSFRGRVSAQGNDARTINLYNTINGCSISAIAQTAK; encoded by the coding sequence ATGAAGCAGTGGAGCTCGAATCGCGCGTTCTCGCTCATTGAACTGGTGGTTGTTATTGTGGTTATTGGCGTGATCGTCTCAATCGCGATCCCGCGGATGGCAAGCGCCACAAGCAACTCACGCACCAATGCTGCACAGTTCTCTGTTCGAGAGTTTAACTGCTACATCGAGACGTATTACACCGATTACAGCGCGTGGCCCTCGCTCAGCATCAATGATTTCGCGGGGCGAATCCAGCATCCAAACCCGTTTGCGCCGGAGGGTGCTGCTGTACTTGAACAGCCGACAGGCCTGAGCGCAACAGACTTCCATCCCACTGCAAAGACGACGAGCACTGCGGACAATCGCGCTGGCTGGTGGTACAACAATGCATCGGGATCGTTCCGAGGGCGGGTATCAGCCCAGGGAAACGACGCAAGAACCATCAACCTATACAACACGATCAACGGCTGCTCTATCAGCGCTATCGCTCAGACTGCGAAGTAG